A stretch of Endozoicomonas sp. SCSIO W0465 DNA encodes these proteins:
- the ggt gene encoding gamma-glutamyltransferase codes for MGKRITWIVAGIFWIHVHFVLADTIPPGEIAPEPGTGNTEQELVKASSYMVAAANPYAARAGYDILKQGGSAIDAVIATQLVLNLVEPQSSGIGGVGLVVYFDKNAGQLSTWEGRENAPALAKPDHFLDKNGKPLTFYDAVVGGHSVATPGLLKLMYEVHQKHGKLAWQTLFKPAIKLAQEGFIVSPRLARLVAMDQARLSRYETTKNYFYPGGRPVQEGDLLKNRPFANTLSLIARRGIDPFYQGEIGRDIVTTVNSVTDNPGLLSMSDLRHYEVKERDPVCMDYREYQVCGMGPPSSGGLTVGQMLGLLDHHKLSELGKDNPDSWQLIGDATRLAFADRGQYIADPDFVNVPKGLLDKSYLLGRSQLLHTGRPLQAVAPGLPPGVDQVSHAPGEALELPATTHISIVDGDGNAVAMTSSVENAFGSRLMVRGFLLNNSMTDFSFRPFIDGKPVANRIAPGKRPMSSMSPTIVLRDGQPYMLLGSAGGSRIIVHVAKTIIAHLDWQLPVNEAVSLSHRINMHGHYELEAGTDAEALVKPLKAMGYKVSVRDLNSSLHAIVIKASGLEGAADPRREGAVMGD; via the coding sequence GTGGGTAAACGAATAACATGGATTGTTGCAGGCATCTTCTGGATACACGTTCATTTCGTGCTGGCTGACACCATTCCTCCGGGAGAGATTGCGCCGGAGCCCGGCACCGGGAATACGGAACAGGAACTGGTGAAGGCATCCAGCTATATGGTGGCTGCAGCAAACCCCTATGCGGCGAGGGCCGGTTATGACATCCTCAAACAGGGCGGTTCTGCGATTGATGCTGTCATCGCCACTCAATTGGTGCTGAACCTGGTCGAACCTCAGTCTTCAGGTATCGGGGGAGTCGGATTAGTCGTTTATTTTGATAAGAACGCCGGGCAGCTATCAACCTGGGAAGGTCGTGAGAATGCACCGGCGTTGGCAAAGCCAGATCACTTTCTTGATAAAAACGGGAAGCCCCTGACCTTTTATGATGCGGTGGTGGGCGGGCACTCTGTGGCGACCCCGGGTCTTCTTAAATTGATGTACGAGGTGCATCAAAAGCACGGGAAACTTGCCTGGCAAACGTTGTTCAAGCCAGCGATAAAACTGGCTCAGGAAGGGTTCATTGTGTCACCAAGACTGGCCAGGCTTGTTGCCATGGATCAGGCACGTCTGAGTCGGTATGAAACCACGAAAAACTACTTTTATCCCGGAGGACGTCCTGTTCAGGAAGGTGATCTGCTGAAAAACCGGCCATTTGCCAATACTCTGTCTCTCATTGCCCGTCGTGGGATTGATCCTTTCTATCAGGGAGAGATTGGTCGCGATATTGTCACAACGGTGAACTCAGTAACCGATAATCCCGGCCTCCTGAGTATGAGTGACCTGAGGCATTATGAGGTTAAAGAGCGTGATCCGGTCTGTATGGATTACCGGGAGTATCAGGTCTGTGGAATGGGACCGCCAAGTTCAGGTGGACTGACCGTGGGACAGATGCTTGGGTTGCTGGATCACCACAAGCTGTCTGAACTGGGTAAGGACAATCCCGATAGCTGGCAACTGATTGGCGATGCAACACGCCTGGCCTTTGCCGATCGTGGACAGTATATTGCTGATCCAGACTTTGTGAATGTGCCCAAGGGGTTGCTGGATAAGTCCTATCTTCTTGGGCGAAGCCAGCTGCTTCACACTGGAAGGCCCTTGCAGGCAGTTGCCCCGGGCTTGCCGCCCGGTGTTGATCAGGTAAGCCATGCTCCCGGTGAAGCATTGGAACTCCCGGCAACTACCCATATCAGCATTGTTGATGGCGATGGCAATGCCGTGGCGATGACATCCAGCGTAGAGAATGCTTTTGGTTCACGCCTGATGGTTCGTGGTTTTCTATTGAATAATTCCATGACAGATTTTTCCTTCAGGCCATTCATTGATGGCAAGCCGGTTGCCAATCGCATAGCGCCGGGGAAACGGCCAATGTCCTCTATGTCTCCCACTATCGTGTTACGTGATGGTCAGCCCTATATGTTGCTTGGCTCAGCTGGTGGCAGCCGTATCATTGTTCATGTAGCCAAAACGATCATTGCTCATCTTGACTGGCAGTTACCCGTGAATGAGGCCGTTAGTTTATCTCACCGAATCAATATGCATGGCCATTATGAACTGGAGGCTGGAACTGACGCGGAAGCACTTGTCAAGCCTCTTAAAGCGATGGGGTATAAGGTTTCTGTCCGTGATCTTAACAGCAGCCTGCATGCCATTGTGATAAAGGCGTCCGGTCTGGAGGGAGCGGCAGATCCACGACGGGAAGGTGCCGTTATGGGGGACTGA
- a CDS encoding hemerythrin domain-containing protein, which yields MTTVIDRIIKDHQHMARLLDYLDYEVSGYREGSEHNPRLNIIIEALDYMHNYPDAFHHPLESRLMARLRPRLASKEERIQFDMIEDQHRQITAMTQKLVEAFNTVASDQVVPINLLVAEYALYSELQREHMELENQFMIPAMQSLLTVEDLVLVDNDLKQMSDPLFGSHLWEVYQDLYRYVTERENAPEPVV from the coding sequence ATGACAACAGTGATTGACCGGATCATCAAAGACCATCAGCATATGGCAAGGTTGCTGGACTACCTGGATTATGAAGTATCTGGCTATCGGGAAGGCAGTGAGCACAATCCCCGGCTGAACATTATCATTGAAGCGCTGGATTATATGCACAACTATCCGGATGCATTTCACCACCCTCTGGAATCCCGGTTGATGGCCCGGCTTCGTCCCCGTCTGGCCAGTAAAGAAGAGCGGATACAGTTTGATATGATTGAGGATCAACACCGGCAGATTACGGCAATGACCCAGAAGCTTGTGGAGGCTTTCAATACCGTTGCCTCTGACCAGGTTGTTCCTATCAATCTTCTGGTGGCTGAATACGCGCTCTATAGTGAATTGCAGCGGGAGCATATGGAGCTGGAAAATCAGTTTATGATTCCGGCGATGCAGTCCTTATTGACTGTTGAAGATCTGGTGCTGGTTGATAATGATCTTAAACAGATGTCTGATCCACTTTTTGGTTCTCATTTGTGGGAGGTCTATCAAGATCTGTACCGGTATGTTACTGAGCGGGAAAACGCCCCGGAACCGGTTGTTTGA